In Gopherus flavomarginatus isolate rGopFla2 chromosome 1, rGopFla2.mat.asm, whole genome shotgun sequence, a single genomic region encodes these proteins:
- the ADM2 gene encoding protein ADM2: MKSLPPVALGCISLTLCLLQLPASLPLPVGRTLLLPKHREPPDRRAAALLGNRPLKRRMVELLWVGTARAQLDWEQPGGALPQPLAGPKGRARRSLTGPWRAKRHAAPRRHHAHLMRVGCVLGTCQVQNLGHRLWQLMGQSGLQDSSPMNPNSPHSYG; this comes from the exons ATGAAATCTCTGCCTCCGGTTGCGCTGGGTTGCATCAGCCTGACGCTGTGTCTGCTGCAGCTGCCGGCCTCCCTGCCGCTGCCCGTGGGGCGCACCCTGCTGCTGCCTAAACACAG GGAGCCCCCAGACCGGAGAGCCGCCGCGCTGCTGGGGAATCGGCCCCTGAAGAGGAGAATGGTGGAGCTGCTCTGGGTTGGCACTGCGAGAGCTCAGCTGGACTGGGAGCAGCCCGGGGGGGCCCTGCCGCAGCCCCTCGCCGGCCCCAAAGGCAGAGCACGACGCTCATTGACTGGCCCCTGGCGTGCCAAGCGCCACGCGGCCCCACGCCGCCACCACGCCCACCTGATGCGTGTGGGCTGCGTCCTGGGCACCTGCCAGGTACAGAACCTTGGGCATCGCCTCTGGCAGCTGATGGGCCAGTCGGGCCTCCAGGACTCATCACCCATGAACCCCAACAGCCCCCACAGCTACGGATGA